Proteins encoded by one window of Xiphias gladius isolate SHS-SW01 ecotype Sanya breed wild chromosome 15, ASM1685928v1, whole genome shotgun sequence:
- the LOC120799710 gene encoding interleukin-8-like, producing the protein MMSSRVIVTATVVLLASLAISEGMNLRSTGVELHCRCIQTESKPIGRHIEKVELIPANSHCEETEIIATLKKTGVEVCLDPAAPWVKRVIDKILSNRRR; encoded by the exons ATGATGAGCAGCAGAGTCATCGTAACTGCTACAGTGGTGCTTCTGGCCTCATTGGCCATCAGTGAAG GGATGAATCTGAGAAGCACAGGAGTGGAGCTGCACTGCCGATGCATCCAGACGGAGAGCAAACCCATCGGCCGCCACATTGAGAAGGTGGAGCTGATTCCTGCCAACTCTCACTGCGAGGAAACTGAGATCAT TGCCACTCTGAAAAAAACAGGCGTAGAGGTCTGCCTAGACCCAGCGGCTCCCTGGGTGAAGAGAGTGATTGACAAGATCCTGTCCAA cagaagACGCTGA